GCGGCTCCCACTGCCAGGCACTGCCGCCGAAAATCGACAGCCAGTTATTGGGGGGCGTACCGTCGGGCTTGGCATCCGCCCAAACGTACCAGTCGGCTTTATCATTGGTCCTGTCCTGGCGGCTTTCCCGGAACCAGGCATGTTCATCTGAAGTGTGGCTAAGCACCTGATCGATAATCACTTTCACATCGGCTTTCTTGGCCTCGGTGATCAGGCGGTCAAAATCCGCCATAGCGCCAAACATGGGATCGATTTCCCGGTAGTCGCTGATATCATAGCCAAAGTCCTTCATCGGCGATTTAAAAAAGGGGGAAATCCAAACCGCATCCACTCCCAGACTTTTGATGTAGGGGAACTTATCGACAATACCGGCCAGATCTCCTATGCCATCCTGATTAGCATCCATAAAGCTACGGGGATAAATTTGATAAATGACGGCGCCTCGCCACCAGGGTTGTTGTTTCATTAGCAATCCAAATTATCATTGCCGTGATTTTTCATTTTATGAAGACGATCACAACGAAGGAGAAAGTGAATTCAGCATAAATACCCGGGTGCTCCAGTGCAATAAGCCTGCATACGTATGCAGCTGTTCCCGGGGGCCTGGCGGCTATGCATACGTATGTAGGTTTCCCTTAAATCAGGGCCTGTTTATCTTTGGCTGTGAATGATCTTTTTGGCTGTTTTTCCTCCTATCGGCGTTAGAAAAATGTCATGTAGAACAACTACACGTCCATTTTTCTGTCTTGATAGATGAAAAAACCGCTCAAAAATTTCCATCCCCTCCAAAGATAAACAGGCCCTAACCCGGCAAAACTCCGCCGGAAAAAGTCTGGTTAATCCGAAGTTAAAAACTTTTCATAGCCGTCGATGCCAAAATAACGCAGCGACTTTTTCTGTTTGATCTTTTTGGCAATCAACTGTTCGCCGCAATAAATTTTTACCACTTGCTTGTCGCCGTTGCTGTCGGTTTCATAGCCGTGGTCGTCGTTTAACCTGAGGTTGTCAAACTCGGTTTTCATGATCAGTTTCACTGATATTCTCCTTTTCCCTGCTTACGCCAAGGCGGCATATTCAGGGGCGCTTTTAAGCCGGTTTTTGGCGGGTTGGTTTTCGGGTATAATAGCGCTAATTACAACAAAGGATAATCTCCATGTACCGACTTATTCATCTTATTTTGGGTTTTACCTTTTTATTGATCGGCGCTATCGGGGTCATCTTGCCGTTATTGCCCACCACCCCGTTTATTATCCTGGCGGCCTATTGCTTTTCCAAAAGCTCAAAGAAATTCCATTTATACCTGCTTAACCACCGCCTGTTTGGCGGCATGCTGCGCGACTGGGAAGCCTACGGCATTATCCCGTTCAAGGTAAAGTGCCTGTCCACTGTGATGATGCTGGTGATGATTTCCTACCCTATGTTTTTCCTCGACCTTGCCTGGTGGGTAAAACTTTTAGTGCTGCTGACTATTGTCATCGCCTTAGCCTATATCTGGAGCAGGCCATCACGTATCGAAGGCAAGGCAGGTGCGGTAGCGTTAAAGCAGGATAGCTAAACGGCATACCATACATCCTGTATATCGTCGCTCCATGCCATCCTGGCACCGCGACATACCATACATCCTGTATATAAAAACGGCTCTGATAAGAGCCGTTTTTAAACCTTATTGCTTTACCAGCCTTTAGAAGCTCTGGCTATAGCTTAAGGACAATGCCCGGCCGCGTACCGGATACATACGGTAGTCCGAGTCGGTCACATCACCTTCCCATTTCTGCAGCGGTACTTCACGGTCAAAGGCGTTCAGCACTTTAAAAGAAATATCGGCATTCCAGGCCAGATCCAACCTGTAGGTAAAGTTGGTCATGGCCCAGGAAGGCAGGCTGTTGGGATTGTCGCCCGAGTCAAAGGCGTCCACCTGCTTGTCGTAGAAAACCGTATAAGAACTCAGGGTATGATCCCCCATGTTCCAGCTCAGGCTCAGGTTAACGATATCATCGGGTGCGCCAATATCACCGGCCTGATCCGTACCTTCTTCCAATACCCCCTGATTATTAATTTCAGAGAAAACCGTTTCAAAGGTATGGGCCCAGTTGAGCACGGCAGAAAAGTCACCGAATTCCGAAGTGGTTTTCCAGCCCAGCTCAATATCCATACCGCGGCGCTTGGAATCCCCGAGGTTAACCTTAGTGCTGTTAACCCCGATCAAACGTCCCTGGGCGTCCCGCTCAAAACCGGTTCCCGGGAAGGCATCGTCAACCGTAGAGCTGCTGCCCTGCGCCAGCAGACGCGCGGAATGCCACATCACATCATGTTCATCAAACTCAGTGATCAGCTCTTCAAGCTCAATATTCCAGTAATCCGCCTTGATATAGGCGTCATCGGTAATGTTATAGGCAAAACCGACATTCCAGGTGGTGGACTCTTCCGGGGTAAGCTCCTTGTTGCCTGAAGTATCCACGGCAACATTACGGCTGATATTACACTCATCGCCGCCAAGCAGGTCCAGGCCGTTGTTGTGGCAGGCAACATAATCGGTCACGTCAACAAAACCTACCGCAGATTGCTGGTTAATATCCACCAGGGTCGGCGCCCTGAAACCTGTACCCCAGGAAGCGCGTACCACAAGATCATCCATCACCTGATAGCGGGCGGACACCTGCGGGTTAAAGGTATCGCCGAAATCGCTGTAGTCGTCGTAACGGGCAGCAATATTAAGCTCGAACTCATCGGTGATCGGCATGCCCACCTCGGCAAAAGCGGCAATAATATCGCGGTCGGAAATACCCGCCGAGCCACCGGAACCGCCAACAACATTACCGGCATCTGACTGGGCGTCCACCAGGTTTTTCAAGCGTACTTCACGGTAAGAGCCGCCGACATAGAAGCCGATGGAGCCGCCGGGCAGTTCAAAGGCTTCAAAGCCGACCCCGCCGCTGATGCTTTCCTGTTTCATTTCCAGGTCACGGTCAAAGTTGGCCTTGATGTAATCCGGCGCAGCAGAATTGGCATCGCGCGGATCCCAGCCGGCAACGATTTCTCCCTGGCTGACATTAGACAAGTTAGGATCGATAATCTGGTCCAACTCTTCGTTATAAACCCCGATAGCCCCGGCTAC
This genomic window from Thalassomonas viridans contains:
- a CDS encoding YbaN family protein, which gives rise to MYRLIHLILGFTFLLIGAIGVILPLLPTTPFIILAAYCFSKSSKKFHLYLLNHRLFGGMLRDWEAYGIIPFKVKCLSTVMMLVMISYPMFFLDLAWWVKLLVLLTIVIALAYIWSRPSRIEGKAGAVALKQDS
- a CDS encoding TonB-dependent receptor plug domain-containing protein — encoded protein: MKTKSFESKFNKSLVALALGSLLSASPASVFAEDGVIKAETEGVERIEVTGSRIKRVDTVGASPVTVFDSVHIEKLGFSTVAEVLQFSTFNAEGSGGNRANNTWSSQQTIELRGQSLFHTLVLLDGQPMAKSPILDGGASSINDLPLAAVERIEVLTDGASAIYGSDAIAGVVNIILKKDFDGIQIKGTTERAEISGGDRNTFSLVTGTSTDRSSSLFVYEHDERSAIGLADIDYAKARVVDGDPGDINSWFGLSTSSRVIVDGNTWDWKSPQRDGQCDTFGGQYVGPLGDAEYPNDVICAYDYTQDAEYRPHQVRDNIMASFRYDLTDELEFYVRGYWAHMNSTDVSAAASVRGVTFESDLPETDTLIGVNAGDSLRYRFTEFGPRTAEYNNDVQDLTLSLTGDFEDFTWDFNYNFNRYTMRSFGINYVQEGLVAGAIGVYNEELDQIIDPNLSNVSQGEIVAGWDPRDANSAAPDYIKANFDRDLEMKQESISGGVGFEAFELPGGSIGFYVGGSYREVRLKNLVDAQSDAGNVVGGSGGSAGISDRDIIAAFAEVGMPITDEFELNIAARYDDYSDFGDTFNPQVSARYQVMDDLVVRASWGTGFRAPTLVDINQQSAVGFVDVTDYVACHNNGLDLLGGDECNISRNVAVDTSGNKELTPEESTTWNVGFAYNITDDAYIKADYWNIELEELITEFDEHDVMWHSARLLAQGSSSTVDDAFPGTGFERDAQGRLIGVNSTKVNLGDSKRRGMDIELGWKTTSEFGDFSAVLNWAHTFETVFSEINNQGVLEEGTDQAGDIGAPDDIVNLSLSWNMGDHTLSSYTVFYDKQVDAFDSGDNPNSLPSWAMTNFTYRLDLAWNADISFKVLNAFDREVPLQKWEGDVTDSDYRMYPVRGRALSLSYSQSF